A genomic window from Pocillopora verrucosa isolate sample1 chromosome 7, ASM3666991v2, whole genome shotgun sequence includes:
- the LOC136282210 gene encoding golgin subfamily A member 6-like protein 2, with the protein MSKGQLREKDGQLREKTLQLTNVEKQLREKDGQLREKTQQLINVEKQLREKDGQLREKTQQLTNVEGQLRERDGQLKEKTQQLTNVEGQLRERDGQLREKIKQLTNVEGQSREKDGQLREKTQQLTNVEKQLREKDGQLREKTQQLTNVEGQLRERDGKLREKTQQLTMLKGSCEREMDN; encoded by the exons ATGTCCAAGG GGCAGCTACGAGAGAAAGATGGACAGCTGAGGGAGAAGACACTGCAGTTGACAAATGTTGAAAAGCAGCTACGAGAGAAAGATGGACAGCTGAGGGAGAAGACACAGCAGTTGATAAATGTTGAAAAGCAGCTACGAGAGAAAGATGGACAACTGAGGGAGAAGACACAGCAGTTGACAAATGTTGAAGGGCAGCTACGAGAGAGAGATGGACAACTGAAGGAGAAGACACAGCAGTTGACAAATGTTGAAGGGCAGCTACGAGAGAGAGATGGACAACTGAGGgagaaaataaagcagttgacaaATGTTGAAGGGCAGTCACGAGAGAAAGATGGACAACTGAGGGAGAAAACACAGCAGTTGACAAATGTTGAAAAGCAGCTACGAGAGAAAGATGGACAACTGAGGGAGAAAACACAGCAGTTAACAAATGTTGAAGGGCAGTTACGAGAGAGAGATGGAAAATTGAGGGAGAAGACACAGCAGTTGACAATGTTGAAGGGCAGTTGCGAGAGAGAGATGGACAACTGA
- the LOC131774676 gene encoding uncharacterized protein, producing the protein MMMLGFSRIFRPMHVFPLLIRKFSSNVFQDSSVMFSASCGSRRVGKVTGNTKSVLENKKSVFSTDLKSLRPTKVKMIIERKIHTLETVDKQLDFFMEVKYMTDVVNRIAILYNIAKITEKDEEQKKVLKQEKSNAYTELLDSILEKLYRCLPQNLAILMWSLGINGEKHKKLLQLCEKKILACGMSVFTYENIFQILNGCANLKMTKSPIFPKFEQAILNGDVKICDLENPHLSGILYSFAETSNGSVQLFEAFLEEFLSRDINSMNSQPIAEFVWSFARKEQDADKLFDKVEAEIISRDMTELNKTDFLKILWAFGKAEKGSKKFFQSLDGKLVSQGAGCLRNAELLDIVWTFSTRHFLEGAIFDVVKEELFDRGVQTLHTHELVLILLSFFSAQRYDNKLISEIEGELCVRSVKQIASTHLCQVAWCLARTEKSDSELFDSIEAEVSRRGLSVFSKEEKLLLFQGFVEANKGSKKFYQLLCSSLLANELSDFYERDIQLFAWCLSHVDVETRAIFDTLEKEIFNNEKYKFNKKQLISIKRSFQKVGKGTKELFEFEL; encoded by the coding sequence ATGATGATGTTGGGTTTCTCTAGAATTTTTCGACCCATGCATGTGTTTCCACTTCTGATTCGCAAGTTTTCCTCAAATGTATTCCAAGATTCCAGTGTCATGTTCAGTGCTTCATGTGGATCAAGAAGAGTTGGGAAAGTGACAGGGAACACAAAAAGtgttttagaaaacaaaaaaagtgttttttcaaCAGATTTAAAATCCCTTCGTCCAACCAAAGTGAAAATGATAATTGAGAGAAAAATTCACACGCTGGAAACAGTTGACAAGCAACTTGATTTTTTCATGGAGGTTAAATATATGACTGATGTTGTGAATCGCATTGCTATACTCTACAACATTGCCAAGATCACAGAAAAAGATGAAGAACAGAAGAAAGttctgaaacaagaaaaaagcaatgCTTACACTGAATTACTGGATAGCATTTTGGAGAAACTATACAGATGCCTTCCTCAGAATCTTGCCATTTTGATGTGGAGTCTGGGAATTAATGGAGAAAAGCATAAAAAGCTGCTCCAACTCTGTGAGAAAAAGATTCTGGCTTGTGGCATGTCAGTTTTTACCTATGAAAACATCTTTCAGATTTTAAATGGATGTGCAAACctcaaaatgacaaaaagtcCAATATTTCCAAAGTTTGAACAAGCCATTTTAAATGGTGATGTTAAAATTTGTGATCTTGAGAATCCTCATTTATCTGGGATATTATATTCATTTGCTGAAACCAGTAATGGTTCTGTACAGTTATTTGAGGCTTTTTTGGAAGAATTTCTGTCAAGAGATATAAATTCAATGAACAGTCAACCTATAGCAGAGTTTGTCTGGTCATTTGCAAGGAAGGAACAGGATGCTGATAAACTGTTTGACAAAGTTGAGGCAGAAATAATAAGCCGAGACATGACTGAATTAaacaaaactgattttttaaaaattctatGGGCATTTGGGAAAGCTGAGAAAGGAAGCAAGAAATTTTTCCAATCATTGGATGGTAAACTTGTCTCCCAAGGTGCAGGATGTTTACGCAATGCTGAACTCTTGGATATTGTGTGGACTTTCAGTACAAGACATTTTTTGGAAGGAGCCATATTTGATGTTGTGAAGGAAGAGTTGTTTGACCGAGGTGTTCAAACTCTCCACACACATGAACTTGTATTGATCTTGCTTTCATTCTTTTCAGCTCAGAGATACGATAACAAATTAATCAGTGAAATTGAAGGGGAGTTGTGTGTCAGGAGTGTAAAACAAATTGCCAGTACTCATTTATGTCAGGTTGCGTGGTGTCTGGCAAGAACAGAGAAGTCAGATAGTGAGCTGTTTGACTCAATAGAAGCTGAAGTATCTCGACGCGGCTTAAGTGTGTTTTCTAAGGAGGAAAAACTTTTGCTCTTTCAAGGATTTGTTGAGGCAAACAAAGGAAGCAAAAAGTTTTACCAGCTTTTATGTTCTTCCCTTTTAGCCAATGAATTGTCTGATTTTTATGAAAGAGATATACAGCTATTTGCTTGGTGTCTCTCTCATGTGGATGTTGAAACAAGGGCAATCTTTGACACTctggaaaaagaaatcttcaataATGAGAAATATAAGTTTAACAAGAAGCAGCTGATTTCTATAAAGAGGAGCTTTCAAAAAGTTGGAAAGGGAACAAAGGAACTGTTTGAATTTGAATTGTAG
- the LOC136282727 gene encoding carbonic anhydrase-like, with translation MLQQFHFHFGCDYDAGSEHLVNGKPYPGELHLVTYNTKYADFDTAASQSDGLAVIGVFFEEKKKREKRKGKKHYDAIRKLYSALKKIKDVGAEASVKNIALFDLVPELKDLSSFFSYKGSLTTPPCYQSVNWIVLKEPIKLRSFVFGAMRRLKNGEGGLTCGNFRPPQKLNGRVVSELDG, from the exons ATGCTCCAGCAGTTCCACTTTCATTTCGGTTGTGATTACGACGCGGGATCAGAACACCTTGTGAACGGAAAGCCATATCCTGGAGAG CTCCATTTGGTGACTTATAACACAAAGTACGCTGATTTTGATACCGCTGCGTCCCAATCCGATGGACTGGCTGTGATTGGCGTTTTCTTTGAG gaaaagaagaaaagagaaaaaaggaaaggaaaaaagcacTATGATGCCATCCGCAAACTTTACTcagctctgaaaaaaataaaggacgTTG GTGCCGAAGCTTCAGTCAAAAACATAGCGCTGTTCGACTTGGTTCCTGAACTGAAAGATCTCTCATCTTTCTTCTCCTACAAGGGTTCCCTTACCACCCCTCCCTGTTATCAATCAGTTAACTGGATTGTATTGAAAGAACCCATTAAACTCCGTAGTTTTGTG ttcggCGCCATGAGGAGACTGAAAAACGGAGAGGGAGGCCTTACGTGTGGAAACTTCAGACCACCTCAGAAACTCAACGGACGTGTTGTTTCTGAACTCGACGGATGA
- the LOC136282211 gene encoding golgin subfamily A member 6-like protein 22 — MPHPKDISVIMIINALNNLLLLKKKRTKQDILSPGKQLQEKDEQLREKAQKLTNVEGQLREKVGQLREKTQQLTNVEKQLREKDGQLREKTQKLTNVEGQLREKDGLLREKTLQLTNVEKQLREKDGQLREKTEVDKFTRERWKIEGEDTAVDNVEGQSREKDGQLREKTQKLTNVEKQLREKDGQLREKTQQLTNVEKQLREKDGQLREKTQQLTNVEKKLREKDGELRRHSS, encoded by the exons ATGCCGCATCCCAAAGACATCTCAgtcataatgataataaatgctctgaataatttattattattaaaaaaaaaacgaacaaaacaaGATATTCTTAGTCCAGGAA AGCAGctacaagagaaagatgaacaACTGAGGGAGAAGGCACAGAAGTTGACAAATGTTGAAGGGCAGCTACGAGAGAAAGTTGGACAGCTGAGGGAGAAGACACAGCAGTTGACAAATGTTGAAAAGCAGCTACGAGAGAAAGATGGACAACTGAGGGAGAAGACACAGAAGTTGACAAATGTTGAAGGGCAGCTACGAGAGAAAGATGGACTGCTGAGGGAGAAGACACTGCAGTTGACAAATGTTGAAAAGCAGCTACGAGAGAAAGATGGACAACTGAGGGAGAAGACAGAAGTTGACAAAT TTACGAGAGAAAGATGGAAAATTGAGGGAGAAGACACAGCAGTTGACAATGTCGAAGGGCAGTCACGAGAGAAAGATGGACAACTGAGGGAGAAGACACAGAAGTTGACAAATGTTGAAAAGCAGCTACGAGAGAAAGATGGACAACTGAGGGAGAAAACACAGCAGTTGACAAATGTTGAAAAGCAGCTACGAGAGAAAGATGGACAACTGAGGGAGAAGACACAGCAGTTGACAAATGTTGAAAAGAAGCTACGAGAGAAAGATGGAGAGCTGAGAAGACACAGCAGTTGA
- the LOC131775317 gene encoding carbonic anhydrase-like, whose translation MLSAAVLLALVTVSVASEGAKWKYGETDSHGYGPPDWGKVSKYCDYTAQSPINIETPVKKDASLKGLRFTTKNRNGRVSGDIKNNGHAPTLTIDKRKGKARLTGGPLGDSVYMLQQFHFHFGCDYDEGSEHLVNGKAYPGELHLVTYNTKYADFDTAASKSDGLAVIGVFFEEKKKREKGKGKKHYYAIRKLYSALKKIKDVGAEASVKNIALFDLVPELKDLSSFFSYKGSLTTPPCYQSVNWIVLKEPIKLRSFVFGAMRRLKNGEGGLTCGNFRPPQKLNGRVVSELDG comes from the exons ATGTTGTCAGCTGCTGTACTGTTGGCACTGGTGACCGTATCTGTGGCTTCTGAAG GAGCAAAGTGGAAGTACGGGGAAACAGACAGCCACG GTTATGGTCCACCTGACTGGGGTAAAGTTTCAAAATACTGCGATTACACCGCCCAGTCCCCCATAAATATCGAGACTCCGGTTAAGAAAGATGCAAGTCTCAAGGGACTCAGATTTACAACCAAGAATAGAAATGGAAGGGTCAGCGGAGACATAAAAAACAATGGTCATGCGCCTACCCTAACTATTGACAAACGCAAAGGCAAGGCTAGACTCACCGGGGGTCCCCTTGGAGATAGCGTGTATATGCTCCAGCAGTTCCACTTTCATTTCGGTTGTGATTACGACGAAGGATCAGAACACCTCGTGAACGGAAAGGCATATCCTGGAGAG CTCCATTTGGTGACTTATAACACAAAGTACGCTGATTTTGATACCGCTGCGTCTAAATCCGATGGACTGGCTGTGATTGGCGTTTTCTTTGAG gaaaagaagaaaagagaaaaagggaaaggaaaaaagcacTATTATGCCATCCGCAAACTTTACTcagctctgaaaaaaataaaggacgTTG GTGCCGAAGCTTCAGTCAAAAACATAGCGCTGTTCGACTTGGTTCCTGAACTGAAAGATCTCTCATCTTTCTTCTCCTACAAGGGTTCCCTTACCACCCCTCCCTGTTATCAATCAGTTAACTGGATTGTACTGAAAGAACCCATTAAACTCCGTAGTTTTGTG ttcggCGCCATGAGGAGACTGAAAAACGGAGAGGGAGGCCTTACGTGTGGAAACTTCAGACCACCTCAGAAACTCAACGGACGTGTTGTTTCTGAACTCGACGGATGA